Part of the Trichoplusia ni isolate ovarian cell line Hi5 chromosome 5 unlocalized genomic scaffold, tn1 tig00003846_group4, whole genome shotgun sequence genome is shown below.
ATTTTGAACTCCTGTCCACTtggtagtattttattaaaatgaatgatttataCTTTAGGTTTTGTAACATTGTGAAGATTATCAATTGTGCGCCATCTGATTGTTTCTTCAATCCAACGttcaatctttttttattcatgtgcTTGCTTTAAATCCATATTTTTAATGAGCACTGTTTAAATAACCATGATTGAGAACTGTAATATTGCTATATTATTTATggttttagaatatttacaaaGGGTCGTTTAATTTGTCCAAACCTTTATTAGTCTTGTCGTGTTTTTACTCTTGCATACTTCTCGTGatcatattgtttataaaatacattgagttataaaaatacttaatctgCAAATGAGTATTTATCATCTACTTTGTCAAACGATTTCATTGATGAAGATTCCTATattgttttgtcaatttttacttaagtttttGGGTTGTAATACCAATTAGATACTACTCAAAATTAaagattgttatttttgtttattaatttatttcatagtcacacaaaaattgaatacatttatattttctgttGTTCAACATGTTTTAACATAccttatattttaagaaagtgCAAAACCTTTTTAGATACATTTGTAACTTTTATGGCCCGCATCTTTCTATGGTTAGCTATATTCTATGTGCTTTTACATTAACTAACAAAACatgttgaaattgttttaatagaactagtattattaaaaattacttactaacaaagtttttttaagttgcTTTTTGGAATTTACATATAAAGTTTTATGTCGATCATAGCGAATTCGGCTTcgcattatacatttttaaattagcaGCACTGACATGCTTAAATGctgtttataaaagaaaacaaaaataaaataattcttttgtcaacataatatttttatacgatttttACTAATCAGTATTGCTTTTAATAGACAACACACAATTATTTGTgagttttgtcaaaattataactAGCTTTAGCAGATTGTCAGACATTTTGTGTACTTAGAAGTTGTATTGTTTGTCTTCTGTAGGTTTTAGGTTTAATTAGTTCTTCATTATTTTCCGTCagtttttaattgttcttgTTTTTAGTTCCAATACAACCTAATTACTCACCGGTATTAGTGGGAGCGCTTTTTTATCGTCCTGCaaattaaaatgtgttatttagaCAGGTTATTTATCGAATGTAGATGagaaatcaatataaattaaataggcAACGTAAATAGAATATGATCCCAAAAAAGTTAGTAATAAAGCGAAATAAAAGGTGTGCACGAACGCCGTGTCCAGGTATTAAATGGGATAAAATTGTGTGggataacaaaataacaattattttaatttaaaatgaacatGAGTGTACCAAAAATCGGCGAAATTGCATAATCACATCCTCAATACACTTGGCCAGACAATTCATTACATGGTATTTATTCTTATCTCTGTGATGAGTGTGCAATATCGGCGAGTTTCAGGTGATCTTGGAGTGCTTGGCGTCGTGCACTAAAACAAATACGAACGTCAAGCGGGTCTACTTGGGCGGGCGCGCGTAGGGCTCGGGCCGCGCGTAGTGTCGCGGCGCGGCGTGCatgggcgcggcgcggcgcgtgccCACCGCGCGCGCTGACTTGTACTCGCGCGCGTCCTCCTTGTAGCCGTAGCTGTCGTCCTCGTAGTAGCGGTCGTGGTTGCGCTCGTAGTAGAAGTCAGACTCAGGCGCCGCGCCACGTACTGGACCGCGGATCTACGGAGTACAATATGGTTGTTACTGGTTAAGCTAGTCGTGCTGGTTGTGTACTGTGTGTACACTTGACAGTGAGTCAAGATTTTAATCAATGCTGACTAGTCTCAATAACATAAATGATAAGAAAGCCTCATTTTCAGTCAGaaaatgtatacattttttatttgtagtaataTAATTAAGACTTAACTTAGCtattgtaagtttttataaacatatcttttttaatattattttcaatcagCTTAGCATAAGAGAACATAACATTACTAATGTGCTACATACCGGCGGCTCCGGCTGCTGAGCGTACACGTCATCGTAAGGATAGGAGGTCTCCATGGCGGTGCGCGCGCGGTCGAGGATGCTGATGACCTTGTTCTTGGGCGGCATGGCGCGCtgcagcggcggcgcgggcggcaggcgcggcggcggccgggcGCCGCGCGGGCCCGCCGGGACCGACGACGGACCTGCAGGGTGCCACGAGCTACCTGAACATCCATTTAAcaacttgatttaattttattctaatatgATTAGGATTATAAAATACAGAATTGGTAGCTAAAGATTTCAACTAGAAAAAATGTTGTCTTAAGCGAGTGTTTGACTCATGTGGCACACAAGTTAATTTGGTGTGGTGACCAACTCCATTTAACTACCTGACGCAAGTCAAAATTACATCATAAAAGAGTAAATCTTAAAGCAATCTATTGTAATGTTACAATGACTCACCTCCTCTCTCAATATCCCTCATCTGAGTCTGCCAGATCATATCATTGGTGTCCGGTACCAGATACTTCTTGACTTCGGCCAGAGCGTACGCGATGCGCGCGTGCGCCTCCGCCGGCGGCGCGATGGCACTGATCTCCACATGCAGCTCGTCTGTCAAATGCGCGTATTTGGGGTCCAAAGAGTTACGGAACTCTTCCTCCTTTTGTCTAGAATGAATTAAAGATTTGTTTAAGAatgtatgaaatgaaataatttcttcggcaaataggatattttaccacttttacatgtctttttggAGAACGCTGAAGTCGAAATTACTCCAGAGTAAAGCTATAAGCAATTTTTTTCTACTTGAACTgtgaaagtatttaattttatttatatgaacatGCCAGAACTCATTACCTATTGTATGAAACACAAGAACTTTCTTTCTGGTGAATAGCATTAGTTAAAGTTGATTATGATATAATTACCTGTCCCTCATAGATCCTCTACCTAGTACAGCCATTTTGCACATGGTTTCTTCTTGGAGGTGCTTCATTGTGTTACCTTTAGGGCCGAGTAGCTTGCCAACGAAATTgaactgtaaagaaaaaaatgtttattatcatttaatatttaatatcattatcattCATAGGTAAAATTTTAACTTCATGTTATAAGAAAACTAATCAATCTTTGTTCTTgtgattatttgtttataattcacatgattttaatattcattaataattaaattaccatCATGccagccttttcccagctgTGTAGGGTATGGCTTCCCTAACCAGATTCATTTAAGAactacaatttttgttttaatcaaattacattcaataaaaagtaCTATTACTTTATATTGCTTTGATCTGTTGTCCTTATCTATTGATATATGGTATTTACCTTAGGATGCTCCTTAACAGGCACCAAGACCTTGACAACAACCTTGGCGGGTTTGTCACGGAATACATCCAAGTATTTTGAGTCCTTGCTAGGTATCCTACCAGAAGCCTGGACTTTCGTGACCTCTGGAAAGAAGACAGgacattattaataaataaaaaagggaatgtatttagttaaatatgGTTGTGGTAGAAATGATAgcattttgtgaaaatatttcacacATACGCTGTAAAACTTCCAATGCTGCAGTGAAACAAAGTAAGTTCTGTGCAGTTCATTGATATTTcgtaaagaaaactaaattagcTAAGTTTATTAGTTCTGCTGTTCTTCCCGTTTggcaataataacaataacaaacagtagattcatttatatttacatacatattatagttgTGGCAGTAGACCTTAGTCAGGACATCCTTGAGATGTGATTTTGTTGCTTACACTTTATAGTGGTAGGTCAAAGAGTAGAGCATAAggtaatatattaaatgttttaatgagtCTTATCTTTAATTACAAACTATGTTATCATTGAAGATTATTACTTAGTTGCAAAGACCTTTATTTTGCATGTATACATTTATTTGGCACTTGGAAGAGTTATagctattaatataaacaaaaagaaagtattttctgAGTGATAAACATGTGGTATTTATCTATATCTGTTCTGTATGATACTGCattgataaatttatgaaatttttgtCTTAAAAGGCTTGCTATACAAACAACTGACCACATTGTGATTTTTCGATAACTGCAATAATCATACTtagaataaaagtttaataaagttaCAAGTTCAAAACAATGAATCATTGAACTTCTTTTTTTTGCAACCTAGATAAGTGTCAGTGACctcaaaataatcaatactgtaatatttgaacatttttattatagttaaattGATGATATGCAGGTTTGTTAGCTACTTTCTTACAGCTCTTatctattttagtttaaatgctAAACAGGTGAAGTTGGCACACATTGCCACATAGCTTGGCAGATGGCATCATTATGAGTTCAATGACCATGAATATATCATAACCACAACATGTATACCAAATAAACGTTCAACTGTAACGTTGGACTTGCTTTAGTTCATTTTTAGTCCCGTTTagaagaaaacataaaaataaatacataatcaaGAATTTGTTTACAGTTAATTCGTGACGTTTCGCCGCCGTCTCGAAGTATGCGCCTCATTATGCTGtagtcaattttattattttgtaatacttttACAACGAAAACTGACCGAAATTGTAATACAAGGAATTGTTCaatatttcaatagaaaaagaaaaagacgcGGTCCGCGGTCGGCAAGACGCATAGTTTACTAACGTCAGAATgcgaaataaacaatttaaaaacatgatttcaCTTTACCTTGGTCAATAAGTTTGCTAACAATTGAAACTTAgcattattaagttttatcttttcACTTAACAGCTCTCTCATGTATTCGCCggctttttcatttattttgggaTTATCTTCGCCATCTTGTTCTGTTCATTTCATTTGTGGTCTTGGCGGCGCATTCCGCTTGAAATCACTACTGTTGTAACCATTTTTGTCATACTTTTCAGCCATTTTTTAACGCtataacaataaactatttattctagCACCAAGTTCGATAAATTAAACTATGTCACGCGGTTTTGGCATCAACCATCCATGCCAAGATGCCGAGTGAGAACGTCTGTCAAACAACAACGAAAAACTTGACAACGCTAACATAAACCTTTCTTTATGGTTACGTCAAGCGGATACTTCATTATATTGGTAGCATTGGAGAAACACTAACTACCCAATAGGTACCAAATAAAcgataagcaataaaaaaaattaagcaatggataattgaatcaattattaaaatccgGTTGAAACAATGAGCACGAGTatgcttttaaaacattgaGATATATCTACATCAAAAAATGAATAGGTATGCAGGTTCATGTAGGAGTGTACACATCTTGTGGCTCCCGCGAcggggcgggtgtccatgaggttACCCACCAAACAAAAAGGCACCTTGTGGCGAGCTACATTGTAGTAGAAATTGAGTAGTGGAGCTTCCACTTGGAGGGGACTTCCACCCTTTTCTTGCCAtgactggctggctagagaggggttgCTAGACTATTCACTCGGAGATGGAATTGTCTCATGGTGTAATAATGAATCCACTCATTCTATGAATCGCTAAGGTGAATTTGGTATCGCAACTATCTATATGGTGTGCCGATGTCCCCTGCTGCCTATTTTTGCTGCAAGTTTTGAGCTGGCGGgtcacactaatgcttgtcctacgcggtttagcgtggtgatctcaaccactcggctatccgtgcagtcctaATGACGTACTTATTTCAATTCGCTCGGTCTATCATAGACAACAGCTGGATATAGGATCGATATACCGTTCAATATACGGCTATAAGCTACAAGGTTAAAGTAAAACAACAGTTATattgttggtttatttttaataataacataaaaatgccATAAGAATTAAATAGTATAATTACTTCTAAATGAAgcgcttatttatttttctctctcTTCTCTTTAACCTTGCGCCGAGCTCGAGCGTGCTGTATGACAACAATACTGAATTCCTTATCTGGTGCCACCATAATTTCATTCTTCCTTGTTCTTATCCgtattatcattatttcttCTGTCGGATTCTGTATAAAGAATAAAGTGCAACGATTATTATAGTAAGCTTTTTGTCGACTTCTGCACAAAggaatttatttcttgtgtgAGAggttttataatcaataataaacattcagaaaaaaataagtagcatTATTAGTAACACAAGACCCCCAGACTCAGCACAAGCCTtcctagaacaaaaaaaatgtttttactacgtggggatcgaacctgggacaTGTTGGTGGGTGGTGTTATACAACTAGGCTATCCGGTGGAACAAACGTTTTTGGCTTGGACTAAGACATTCACAATTAACTAATTGTTTGTACCAATTGGTGTTTATCTGTAGCGGGTAAATAGGAATAAAGATTACCCTATAACAGATAGAGACAGAAGTTACGTTCgcatgtaaaatatttagaaacatctgtttgtggaaaaaaaattaaacattaaaatatagtcTTTTACAGTAAACAGATTTAGTTTTCAAAAACTGTTATTCCTTGCTATAACTTTAAACATTGCTACAAAAGGTGAATATGGttataaacaaagtaatatAAAGGAATCATACCAATTCCTTGACGTACATTTGTGACAGCAGGCCGAACTTATGAAGAGCTCTTCCATAATTCGTAGCGCCGGTGACGCTAACATTCGTCAATATTGGAGCCCCTGGTGTAAAGCAGTGTTCAcatgaacaaatattaaaaaaaaaacaaagtttaacgCTAGTAGTAGTAGCTACAAAAATAACGGTTGTTTGTTCAAAAGTGTTATGACGGAAAACCGGTAAGTGCAATTCGTACTTGCGACACTAAGAATCCGATCAAAAAGGGTCAAGAAAAACGGAGTTGGGTGATATGAAGTTTTTGACATCATCTGCGAATATGTCACATATCTAGCACGGTTTATGGGATGCGGCCTGGTGACAtacggacgaacagacagcgggTCACAGTAAGAGGGTTCGGTACatcttaatatacattataaaacaGTAATGTAACTTAAAGGTGTTATTTGAATAATCAAAACGCATGAAACGCTTGGAATAATAGACAAAGAGAGACAGAGAAGTGAatgtattgtaaaacatttaaaactaaaaagaaataaagggAGTGAAAGCAAACGCTCAATGTGCTAACCAGTAATAAATAGGAACATAGCAGGAAGAAATACTAATGTCATAACGAACCTAAGACGCTGAAACTTATTAAGTTACCTAAATAAACAAGGCATCCTCAAATATATTTCTGAATTGTGACTGAGAGTTTCTGAACCCCGCCAGacattttacaacaatattttgtgttgtaaaCTCGGCTTTAAGGACttgacattaatattaatactcaCGGAATGTTTATTCTGTCTGATTTAGAAATGATATCTCTTTCACGAGATGAAATGTGACTCAAGGTCGAATGCCTTTTGGCTGACTGAATAAATCTCAATTGTTTCCATCTGTTACAAACTATCTGAGTAGTTTATTGTTCTACAGTGTTACAAAACTTTTGTTCCTTAATATCTACgtcaatcaataaaaataaaaataaaaatcagacTGTTCATAACTATGGGCTGAGAAAAAATAACATGGTTATAGGAAAATACGCTACACAATGAAGAAGATTCTAgactgtttttaatttcatagtgCTACGGCCGATATGAAATTCAACTTTTGCTTACCCTCTCTGTTAGTCATAACAACACCTTCCACCGAATCATCGTCCATGATCCTATCCACTATTGGATTAGCGGTGTTAATTGTAGCTGtctgaaataaacattattgttatgagaaactttaaattatcaatattatacTGATAATCATGAACAGCTGTCTTTATGTGCTTTT
Proteins encoded:
- the LOC113506228 gene encoding dynein light chain roadblock-type 1-like gives rise to the protein MDDDSVEGVVMTNREGAPILTNVSVTGATNYGRALHKFGLLSQMYVKELNPTEEIMIIRIRTRKNEIMVAPDKEFSIVVIQHARARRKVKEKREKNK